A window of Nonomuraea angiospora genomic DNA:
CGTGTTTGAGAAGATCGTTCATGTTCGGCGTGGCAGTGTGACGACGAGCGCTGGTGTCGTCAGGGTGGCCGGATGCCCCCTGATCGCTACCCTTCAGATCTGACCGACGCGCAGTGGGAGCTGATCGAGCCCTTACTGCCCGAGCCGGACACCGGCGGACGTCCCGAGAAGCATCCGCGCAGGGAGATCGTCAATGCCATCCTGTACGTGGTCCGCTCGGGCTGCCCTTGGCGGTACCTACCCACCGACCTACCGCCCTGGCAGACCGTGTACTGGTACTTCCAGCAGTGGGAACAGGCCGGCGTCACCGAAGCGCTGCTGACCGAGTTGCGCATCAAAGCCCGCCGCCAGGCCGACCGCGCCGACGAGCCGTCGGCGGGCATCATCGACTCCCAAAGCGTCAAGGGCGCCGACACCGTCGGCCGCGACAGCCGCGGCTACGACGCGGGCAAGAAGGTCAACGGCCGCAAGCGGTTCATCATCACCGACACCACCGGTCTGCTCGTCACGGTCGCCGTCATGGCCGCGAGCTGGCAAGACCGCGACGGCGCCAAGACCGCTCTGCTGTCGGCCTACCTGACCACCCCGATCCGGCACGTCTTCGGGCTTCGCGGGACGGCTGGTGGACTGGGCCCGCGACACTCTGCACACCACTCTGGAGATCGTGCCCAAGCCTGCTGACCAGCGCGGCTTCAGCGTCATCTCCCGCCGTTGGGTGGTGGAGAGGACGCTGGCCTGGCTGACCGCCTGCCGACGATTGGCTCGTGACTATGAACGCGACCCTGCCGTCTCCGAGGCGATCATCCGCTGGGCTGCCATCGCTGGCATGACCCGCCGCATCGCCCGAGGGGGACCCGCTCGACGTCAGCCCCGCTACGTCTGCGACTGAGGCTGCTCGTCCATCTCAAGCACGCACTCAGAAATGGCTCTTCCCAGGAAGTAGGCGTCAGTGATGGGTGCTCAGGCGAGACTCCACACCCGGATCGTGGTGTCGAGGCTGCCGGAGACGACGACGGGGGTGCCGTCCTCGCGTGTGCCCACAGCCAGAGCGCTGATGTCGTCGGTGTGGCCGGTGAAGGGGCCGCCAAGGGGTCGGCCGGTATCGAGGTTGCGCACCACCACGTTGCGGTCGTTGCCACCTGAGACGATGACCGGGGTGCCGTCACCGTCTTTGGTTGTCACGACGAAGGGGTGGTGGGCGTTTCCTTCATGCGTCAGGGGCTCCCCGAGGGGCCGGCCCGACTCCAGGCTCCAGATGCGCAGCGTCGCTGGTGGGCTTCCCTCGTCCAGAGGGAAGTTCGGGACTTCTGCCGAGATCATGACGCGCTGTCCATCGCTGCGCTCCGCGATCGCCATCCCGTACACCATGCAGGTGAAGCAGGTGTTGAGAGGCTTGCCGATGGGTTTACGCGTGTCAAGGTTCCAGATCCGTATCCTTGAGTCGGTGCTGCCGGTCACAAAGACGGGCTTCCCATCGGCGCGCTTGGTGACCTCAATGTCCATGACGCCGGAATAGTGACCCCACCACGGCTTGCCGATGAGCTTGCCGGTGTTCAGGTTCCACATGTGGAGCGCCACCGTTTTGCGGCCCTCGCCGCTGGAGATGATGACCGGCGTCCCGTCACTTCGCTTCCCGACGGCGACCGCGTGGACGAGCGCGTGCCCGGTTCTGAGCGGTTTGCCCAAGGGTTTGCCGGTGTCGAGGTTCCACATCCGTACGGTGCCGTCCTCACCGCCGGATACGATGACAGGGGTGCCGTCGCTGCGCTTACCGATCGCTACGTCGTACGCAGGCCGGTGATGGCCGGTGATGGGCCTGCCGAGCGGCTTGCCCGTGTCGAGGTTCCACACCCGCAGCGTCTTGTCGAAGCTGGCAGAGACGATGACTCGGGTGCCGTCGCTGCGCTCGCCGATCGCGAGCGCGCTGATGCCGCGTGTGTGGCCCTTCAACGGTCCGCGCAGCTCACTTCCGAAGGGCGGAGCCTCTGCAGGGAGTGCAGGCCTGGCAGGATGGCCAGCGAGGGCGACCGGCGTCGCCATCACCACGGGCGTGTGCCAGCACGTGCCTGCTACCAGGAGACCCAGCGCGACCGCCAGCGTTCCGGCACCCGTCCTTACTGCACGTCGCGCCATCTCCTCGTCCTTCCAGGCGTTCTGTCCCATGATCGTGATCACGGGCAGGCGTCACTGTAGCGGCCGGGATCCTTGTTCCGGAAGAGCTACGGATGCAACCTCCTGCTCAACGCACCAACGCCTCTCGTCACGGCGTCACGCCAAACATAAATACTCTTCTCAAACACTCTCTGAGATCCCCGTCCGGCGGTATACCCGCACTATCCAAAGCTGATCGTCAGCGCCGCCCGCCGCCCATAACTGCCGATCCGCGCTCGGGACCAACATCAGAGGTCTGCGCCTCAACCGACGCCGGATTCGGCGATCGGGGAAGGGTGGCAGCGCGCCCTCGCCTGGCGCCAAGCTGCTGCGCCAGTGGCCGGATGAGGCCACGAGGGTGGTGACGATTACGGCAGTCCACTCGGAGGCTGATGGGACGGGAGTGGCAGAGCCGAAGCGATCTGCCCTATGCGACCAGGCCGAGGCTTGGGTGCTTTCGACCCGGACCTCGCGGTTTGCGCCGAGGAGACGAGTCCGTGCGGGGCGCTGCTGGTCGTGGCTGAGCGGAAGGCCAAGACGTAAGGGGCAGCCGCAATTGAAAATGTGAGCCCCACTCTGTTTGTTTCGGTCCAACCTGACAGATCGCGATCATTGCGAGCGCAGTTGCGCTCTCTTAACGTCAGCGGCATGGGCCCTCCCGGGCCGGCCAGGAGGCGCAAGACGGTGACGACGTAACTCCCGCGTAGCGAAGGGATGGCATCGCATGTCACAACCAGACGAGAGCGTAATGATCAAGAGTCTCGGCTCCACATACTGGAGCTGGCGTCAATACCAGGAAAAGACATACTGGTGTTGGAACGCGACAACGATCAGCATCGCGAACTTCTACGCCAACGCGCGAGCATGGACCCAGTGCGGGTTCGCCACCGCGGTCCTCAACAGGAAAGACTCCCGGCTCGCCGCCCAGCAACCGTTCCA
This region includes:
- a CDS encoding WD40 repeat domain-containing protein, yielding MITIMGQNAWKDEEMARRAVRTGAGTLAVALGLLVAGTCWHTPVVMATPVALAGHPARPALPAEAPPFGSELRGPLKGHTRGISALAIGERSDGTRVIVSASFDKTLRVWNLDTGKPLGRPITGHHRPAYDVAIGKRSDGTPVIVSGGEDGTVRMWNLDTGKPLGKPLRTGHALVHAVAVGKRSDGTPVIISSGEGRKTVALHMWNLNTGKLIGKPWWGHYSGVMDIEVTKRADGKPVFVTGSTDSRIRIWNLDTRKPIGKPLNTCFTCMVYGMAIAERSDGQRVMISAEVPNFPLDEGSPPATLRIWSLESGRPLGEPLTHEGNAHHPFVVTTKDGDGTPVIVSGGNDRNVVVRNLDTGRPLGGPFTGHTDDISALAVGTREDGTPVVVSGSLDTTIRVWSLA
- a CDS encoding IS5 family transposase (programmed frameshift), which codes for MPPDRYPSDLTDAQWELIEPLLPEPDTGGRPEKHPRREIVNAILYVVRSGCPWRYLPTDLPPWQTVYWYFQQWEQAGVTEALLTELRIKARRQADRADEPSAGIIDSQSVKGADTVGRDSRGYDAGKKVNGRKRFIITDTTGLLVTVAVMAASWQDRDGAKTALLSAYLTTPIRHVFGLRGTAGDWARDTLHTTLEIVPKPADQRGFSVISRRWVVERTLAWLTACRRLARDYERDPAVSEAIIRWAAIAGMTRRIARGGPARRQPRYVCD